One region of Cheilinus undulatus linkage group 4, ASM1832078v1, whole genome shotgun sequence genomic DNA includes:
- the foxe1 gene encoding forkhead box protein E1 has protein sequence MTMPVVKVEKDSPADSSLSASNPPPQTEEQPRGRRRKRPIQRGKPPYSYIALISMAIANSPDRKLTLGGIYKFITERFPFYRDNSKKWQNSIRHNLTLNDCFIKIPREPGRPGKGNYWALDPNAEDMFESGSFLRRRKRFKRCDFSTYTSYVHETPVFSPVQIARSAAYANTVYPNMTVSPTYGQQLPSSYYPSSSPPGFGPGQTRMFSINNIIGHPTSASMLGGQGSEVMQQPSRSFSPEGLPNATSPCSLGAPPFQGQPCGGAVSSRSSTHPGFTYSGANSHPHHHHPHQGSYGQNHAQGYMAAGRIHSSAHGPAESMDHYDRVSPVQLGSFSQYNSAAGPIPSTGGYLRHPTYPGNMDRFVSAI, from the coding sequence ATGACGATGCCAGTGGTCAAAGTTGAGAAAGACTCTCCGGCAGACAGCAGTTTGTCTGCCTCCAACCCTCCTCCTCAGACGGAGGAACAGCCCAGAGGTCGCAGAAGAAAGAGACCAATCCAGAGAGGGAAACCCCCTTACAGCTACATCGCACTCATCTCCATGGCTATCGCCAACTCTCCAGACCGCAAGCTGACTTTAGGCGGCATCTACAAGTTCATCACTGAGCGCTTCCCCTTCTACAGAGACAATTCAAAGAAATGGCAGAACTCCATCCGCCATAACTTGACTCTCAATGATTGCTTCATCAAGATCCCTCGAGAACCAGGTCGGCCAGGGAAGGGGAACTACTGGGCTCTGGACCCAAACGCAGAGGACATGTTTGAGAGCGGCAGCTTCCTGAGGCGCAGGAAAAGATTCAAGCGCTGTGACTTCAGCACTTACACATCATACGTCCATGAAACACCGGTTTTCTCTCCAGTCCAGATCGCAAGATCAGCTGCATACGCCAACACCGTCtatcccaacatgactgtgaGTCCCACCTACGGGCAGCAACTGCCCTCCAGCTACTATCCCTCATCTTCTCCGCCTGGGTTTGGACCTGGTCAGACCCGCATGTTCAGCATAAATAACATCATAGGACACCCGACTTCAGCCAGCATGCTTGGAGGTCAAGGGTCAGAGGTGATGCAGCAGCCAAGTCGGAGCTTCAGTCCAGAAGGGCTTCCAAATGCAACGAGTCCCTGCAGCCTTGGAGCCCCTCCCTTCCAGGGCCAACCATGCGGAGGGGCCGTATCATCTCGATCCTCTACACATCCCGGGTTCACCTACTCTGGAGCAAACAGCCATCCACATCACCATCACCCCCACCAGGGCTCATATGGACAGAACCATGCCCAGGGGTACATGGCAGCAGGACGCATCCATTCCTCAGCTCACGGCCCTGCAGAGTCCATGGACCATTATGACAGGGTCTCCCCGGTGCAGCTGGGCTCATTCTCCCAGTATAACAGCGCTGCAGGTCCCATCCCTAGCACTGGGGGATACCTGAGACACCCGACATACCCCGGGAATATGGACAGGTTTGTTTCTGCCATCTGA
- the spag5 gene encoding sperm-associated antigen 5 translates to MSSNLGSTVEGLPLSRCGERTPLRSLDNETRHLSTPSSRIKLKTLFSADAIKTTKGDVSVGDQEPHLPSALTKLIQTNPTATDTTATDTACGLGDVTFKSFICPGGEVEISNSLVCAEESIILPQDQALRNPSVTENTILSDSIVVQSCSNHVDHPYYQPEMKNASLVETDATCFVDISMGTPHSEDFDTHTGEEVQENITWKSFACEGGEVEVSDLTRVQEETIPLPQDQAFGNISVNQSNLSDCCQLSETEHADHPYCSAKCHGKAMSLETASESETPTDGLRDITFKSFNCTGGEIEICEGYDLEEELVPLPADQTKTCSEPGNDASILPSDQDMQHCDHLDHPYCNSENFLSTPSGDLSIAQESVSLDAVDEVKQISLVGQERQPSRKNSSAPGSFISVGVKAEQHNGTRFSSLPEDQAVVCLPLDAKCLPSSETQNRFQDKDEEPISHVESSEDFVDVDQPTISPSSPNNSSLKASENKSVHSQQQEKSQKNSLHHEDSLKLSVLYKTKSPDRSRLAASAGRPTPAEVHQQHVSDSPMNIRSCVSSEAKDSALGSSGNALFCNAAEKPLVETLPDVLKVLSECPSVASALPLGVLTPVVRRASLLLLKARKESEVDRFFADDSALEDEKSLVAPVNLNPAGLFAEHLESPMPQPLLNSTALACKAQPGPLAEPVEDVDKKPCAVPQPGEEKSALNIPLIPDGPLQQQLRQMAEFLFLASGKMGPAAVSAPVLPPSASVPSARASPAESHSVCVGTTPMKRIDHSVNTSGKFERKREFSAVDSCTLTDPLLWNVPPGSLECLPRQELEQRLRSSMIMVEALVQQLAAARSHSPAGTAPSDLREKLVQTDHTELSQTMMHRDLYLEALRRIGELELDGSSLRNLIQCMQDMKMTMTSLSCDTDAALTNMKQIEGVIQEDHQSLVSHYGEMKSLLKKTKQTQSVMMQKVKDAFHQRDVMRTQMEEAFSAKEAAFSATEQLRTHCATEISELEKCVGSHHELLVSLKQIYPEQVALNQVYTEVLDSASDVLLKTKEEQSSLMTELCTVRGLLQKAAPLLWKLNEKAAAALRERDEYISERDQAVEEREQISEEWNQANLDLQTAREQIGDLNLQITILTSEMGVLRHKLAERDEERGQLERKVTELSATVSSSLASYTFLEQALAAETTKLQQSWKDIQLSKDRANELELSLGESEQRVCELSQALAQSKVQLGQLQALSQSQNMQIQQLQDVCTQLKGVREENEFLQMENELAREQMAESERTLRANLQGLRERNIECEDLKGELGQLQFENKSLQEELDITKSKASKAQLELRERLAQAVSEITLLHHTLRGLTNELHTALSEQKSEPMKDKTSGMERRHPSSSFVDSVMVALATEQEKEVLMETPVLSDLPELQCETLFSEMSAFTRITAVTSRKSVNNVEFEPEEDEQSSEAELFADLGNNVTELINNLKLLRERKDAQLEELQNTVSVLQGELQAANSRREAEVFELKHQLHRLNSLVEKGSQALQQKAQDEKTVMKLMSEIQEAQEILNKHKTESNELRKEVVELRRSLQHSKVESQFLWEELRTAGGQSENSAHFMEEKIQLLKEVERLKLSLQEVEQARVKLLERAKRHQIILQTNQQKSENELQMLNNIINRVRETLLSLPELVKNSEELQQLVEYIG, encoded by the exons ATGTCAAGCAATTTAGGCTCCACTGTGGAAGGCTTG CCTTTAAGCAGATGTGGAGAGCGTACACCTTTGAGGAGTCTAGATAATGAAACACGTCATCTGTCAACACCATCATCAAggatcaaattaaaaacattattcagTGCTGATGCGATTAAGACAACAAAG GGTGATGTGTCTGTGGGTGACCAAGAGCCCCATTTGCCGTCTGCATTAACAAAATTGATACAAACCAATCCTACCGCTACTGACACAACTGCTACAGACACAGCCTGTGGACTTGGAGATGTAACATTCAAATCTTTCATCTGTCCTGGTGGAGAAGTTGAGATCTCAAACTCCTTAGTCTGTGCTGAAGAGAGTATAATTCTGCCCCAAGATCAGGCTTTGAGAAATCCAAGTGTAACAGAGAATACAATCCTCTCTGACAGCATCGTTGTTCAGTCATGCAGCAACCATGTAGATCACCCTTATTACCAGCCTGAGATGAAGAATGCTTCCTTGGTTGAAACTGATGCAACATGCTTTGTTGACATTTCAATGGGAACACCTCACTCTGAAGACTTTGATACACATACTGGAGAAGAAGTACAAGAAAACATAACTTGGAAATCTTTTGCCTGTGAAGGAGGTGAGGTTGAAGTTTCTGATTTGACCAGAGTACAAGAAGAGACCATCCCTCTGCCCCAGGATCAAGCTTTTGGAAACATCAGTGTAAATCAATCAAATCTCTCTGACTGTTGCCAGCTTTCTGAAACAGAACATGCAGATCATCCCTACTGTAGCGCTAAATGTCATGGTAAGGCCATGTCCTTGGAAACAGCAAGTGAATCTGAAACGCCTACAGATGGATTGAGGGACATTACTTTCAAGTCTTTCAACTGCACTGGAGGTGAGATTGAAATTTGTGAAGGCTATGATCTTGAAGAAGAGCTGGTTCCTCTACCAGCTGACCAAACTAAAACCTGCAGTGAGCCAGGTAATGATGCAAGCATACTACCCAGTGACCAAGATATGCAACACTGTGATCACTTAGATCACCCATACTGTAATAGTGAAAATTTCTTGTCAACTCCAAGTGGTGACCTCTCCATTGCACAGGAATCAGTCAGTCTTGATGCTGTGGATGAGGTTAAACAGATTAGCCTGGTGGGACAAGAACGTCAACCTAGCAGGAAGAACAGCAGTGCACCTGGCTCTTTTATAAGTGTTGGAGTCAAAGCAGAGCAACATAATGGCACTAGATTTTCCTCTCTGCCTGAAGACCAGGCTGTGGTCTGCCTGCCACTGGATGCCAAATGTTTACCATCATCTGAAACTCAAAATCGTTTTCAAGATAAAGATGAAGAACCTATAAGCCATGTGGAAAGCAGTGAAGATTTTGTAGATGTTGACCAACCAACTATAAGTCCATCTTCACCTAATAACTCATCATTAAAAGCCTCAGAGAACAAATCTGTTCATTCTCAACAGCAGGAAAAATCACAAAAGAActcattgcaccatgaagacagtTTGAAGCTCTCAGTGCTTTATAAAACAAAGTCTCCTGACAGAAGTCGTCTTGCAGCCTCAGCAGGGCGTCCTACACCTGCTGAAGTGCATCAACAGCATGTCTCTGACTCACCCATGAACATTAGATCCTGTGTATCCAGTGAGGCTAAAGACAGCGCTCTTGGATCATCAGGAAATGCCCTATTTTGTAACGCTGCTGAAAAACCTCTTGTAGAAACCCTCCCTGATGTGTTAAAAGTGCTTTCAGAGTGTCCCTCTGTAGCATCAGCTTTACCACTCGGCGTCCTCACACCTGTTGTTAGGAGAGCCTCTCTGCTTCTGTTGAAGGCTCGTAAAGAGTCTGAAGTGGACAGATTTTTTGCTGACGATTCTGCTCTTGAGGATGAGAAGAGCTTGGTGGCTCCTGTAAACCTCAACCCCGCTGGCTTATTTGCAGAGCACTTGGAGAGCCCTATGCCACAGCCTCTGCTTAACTCTACAGCGCTAGCTTGCAAGGCCCAGCCAGGCCCACTCGCCGAACCAGTTGAGGATGTGGATAAAAAGCCTTGTGCTGTACCTCAGCCTGGGGAAGAGAAGTCGGCTCTGAATATTCCTTTGATTCCAGATGGTCCCCTTCAGCAGCAGCTCCGACAGATGGCAGAGTTTCTCTTCTTGGCGTCAGGAAAGATGGGTCCTGCTGCCGTCTCTGCTCCCGTTTTGCCTCCTTCTGCCTCAGTGCCATCAGCAAGAGCTTCTCCTGCTGAATCCCACAGTGTCTGCGTGGGAACAACACCTATGAAAAGGATCGACCACAGCGTCAACACGTCTGGAAAATTTGAAAGAAAGAGGGAGTTTTCTGCAGTTGATTCCTGCACCCTGACTGATCCTCTGCTGTGGAA TGTACCTCCAGGCAGCCTTGAGTGTCTCCCCAGACAGGAGCTGGAGCAAAGGTTAAGGTCTAGTATGATCATGGTTGAGGCTTTGGTGCAGCAGTTGGCTGCAGCCAGGAGCCATTCACCTGCCGGTACTGCCCCGTCAGACCTCAGAGAGAAACTGGTGCAGACAGATCACACTGAACTTAGTCAG aCCATGATGCACAGAGACCTGTATTTGGAAGCTCTAAGGAGGATTGGCGAATTGGAACTGGATGGAAGTTCTCTACGAAATCTTATCCAGTGTATGCAGGACATGAAAATGACCATG ACTTCTTTGAGTTGTGACACAGATGCTGCCCTCACTAACATGAAGCAAATAGAAGGTGTTATACAAGAGGACCATCAAAGCCTTGTTTCTCAT TATGGCGAGATGAAGTCTCTATTAAAGAAAACGAAGCAGACACAGTCGGTAATGATGCAGAAAGTAAAAGACGCTTTTCATCAGAGAGATGTTATGAGGACACAGATGGAGGAAGCCTTTTCAGCCAAAGAGGCG GCCTTTAGTGCAACGGAGCAGCTGAGGACACATTGTGCCACAGAAATCTCAGAACTGGAGAAATGTGTTGGGTCTCATCATGAGCTTTTAGTGTCCTTGAAGCAGATTTATCCTGAGCAG GTTGCATTAAATCAGGTCTACACTGAAGTACTGGATTCTGCCTCTGATGTTTTGTTAAAAACCAAGGAGGAACAGTCCAGTTTGATGACAGAA CTTTGCACAGTCCGAGGCCTTCTTCAAAAAGCTGCTCCCCTTCTCTGGAAGCTAAATGAGAAGGCAGCTGCTGCACTGAGAGAGCGAGATGAGTATATTTCTGAAAGGGACCAGGCAgttgaggagagagagcag atTTCAGAAGAATGGAACCAAGCTAACTTAGATCTCCAAACTGCCAGGGAACAGATTGGTGATTTAAATCTGCAGATAACGATTCTGACCTCAG AGATGGGTGTGCTGCGTCACAAGCTAGCAGAAAGAGATGAAGAGAGGGGTCAGCTGGAGAGGAAGGTGACGGAGCTGTCTGCTACAGTTTCCTCCAGTTTGGCCTCCTACACCTTCCTGGAGCAGGCTCTAGCTGCTGAGACCACAAA GTTGCAGCAGTCGTGGAAAGACATCCAGCTGTCCAAGGACAGAGCAAACGA GTTGGAGCTTTCGCTGGGTGAATCGGAGCAGCGTGTGTGTGAACTGAGTCAGGCGCTGGCTCAAAGCAAGGTGCAGCTTGGTCAGCTGCAGGCCCTCTCACAGTCTCAGAACATGCAGATCCAGCAGCTCCAGGATGTTTGCACACAACTCAAAGGTGTCAGGGAGGAGAACGAG TTTTTACAGATGGAGAACGAGTTGGCGAGGGAGCAGATGGCAGAAAGTGAGCGCACGCTGAGGGCCAACTTGCAGGGGCTCCGGGAGAGAAACATCGAGTGTGAAGACCTGAAAGGAGAACTTGGTCAACTTCA GTTTGAGAACAAAAGTCTTCAGGAGGAGTTGGACATCACAAAATCCAAAGCTAGTAAAGCCCAGCTGGAGCTCAGAGAGCGACTGGCACAGGCTGTCAGTGAAATTACTTTACTACATCACACACTGCGAGGACTGACCAATGAACTACACACTGCTCTCAGTGAACAG aaatctgaaCCAATGAAGGATAAGACGTCTGGCATGGAGCGTCGTCACCCCTCCAGCTCCTTCGTCGACAGTGTCATGGTCGCTTTAGCTACTGAACAGGAGAAAGAAGTCCTCATGGAGACACCAG TCCTCTCAGACCTGCCAGAGCTTCAGTGTGAAACGCTGTTCAGCGAGATGAGCGCTTTCACCCGCATCACAGCAGTCACCTCTAGAAAGAGCGTGAACAATGTCGAGTTTGAGCCTGAGGAGGATGAGCAGAGCAGCGAGGCCGAGCTATTTGCTGACCTTGGCAACAACGTCACAGAGCTCATCAACAACCTAAAGCTGCTGCGAGAACGTAAAGACGCTCAGCTGGAAGAACTGCAAAACACTGT CTCTGTGCTGCAGGGGGAGCTGCAGGCTGCAAACAGCAGGCGCGAGGCAGAGGTGTTTGAGTTGAAGCATCAGCTTCACCGTCTGAACAGCCTGGTGGAGAAGGGCAGTCAGGCTCTGCAGCAGAAAGCACAG GATGAGAAAACTGTGATGAAGTTGATGTCAGAAATACAAGAGGCTCAGGAAATTCTCAATAAACACAAGACAGAAAGCAac GAACTGAGAAAAGAGGTTGTTGAGCTTCGTCGCTCTCTCCAGCACTCGAAGGTGGAGTCTCAGTTCCTGTGGGAAGAGTTGAGAACAGCTGGTGGCCAATCAGAAAACTCTGCTCATTTCATGGAAGAGAAGATCCAGCTATTGAAAGAG GTGGAGAGACTGAAGTTAAGTCTTCAGGAGGTGGAGCAGGCCAGAGTAAAACTCCTCGAGAGAGCAAAAAGACAT CAAATAATCCTTCAGACCAACCAGCAGAAGAGTGAGAACGAGCTTCAGATGTTAAACAACATTATCAACAGAGTCAGAGAG ACCCTGCTGTCTTTGCCCGAGCTGGTGAAGAATTCTGAAGAACTTCAACAGCTTGTTGAATACATTGGCTGA